The following are encoded in a window of Miltoncostaea marina genomic DNA:
- a CDS encoding ABC transporter ATP-binding protein: MAAERGAIRLRGVSRSFRVFHERNQTLKETLLRRRRAAYEERWVVREVHLDVAPGQSVGIVGENGSGKSTLLKLLAGIVPPHAGTVEIGGTVASLLELGAGFHPDFTGRENVVMNGTIQGLSERQVAQRFDAIVDFAELGDFIDMPVRTYSSGMAMRLAFSIAAHVEPDVLLLDEVLAVGDEAFQRKCFGRIAEFRRNGGTLVFVSHDPAAVERVCDRALLLADGRVAADGDPVTVLAEYHRLLAGSGGPAPDGSGAGERDGRSWGSGEVRIASCELRGPDGPTDRFSAGDPLTVAIDVEARRRVETPNFGISIHTIDGVLLYATNTRMDALPVADLDGRARVTFTIPRLALHEGRFAVSLAVASHDESVVYHWLDRWLEFSVFQRVTGQGPVDLSGSWALAPVAAPDAGATARQPLGST, encoded by the coding sequence ATGGCGGCCGAGCGCGGCGCCATCCGGCTGCGCGGCGTCTCGCGCAGCTTCCGGGTCTTCCACGAGCGCAACCAGACCCTGAAGGAGACCCTGCTGCGCCGGCGGCGGGCGGCGTACGAGGAGCGCTGGGTCGTGCGCGAGGTCCACCTCGACGTCGCGCCGGGCCAGTCGGTCGGCATCGTGGGTGAGAACGGCTCCGGCAAGAGCACGCTGCTCAAGCTCCTGGCGGGCATCGTGCCGCCGCACGCCGGCACGGTGGAGATCGGGGGCACGGTCGCGTCGCTGCTGGAGCTCGGCGCGGGCTTCCACCCCGACTTCACCGGGCGGGAGAACGTCGTCATGAACGGGACGATCCAGGGCCTCTCGGAGCGCCAAGTGGCGCAGCGCTTCGACGCGATCGTCGACTTCGCCGAGCTCGGCGACTTCATCGACATGCCGGTGCGCACCTACTCGAGCGGCATGGCGATGCGCCTCGCGTTCTCCATCGCCGCGCACGTCGAGCCGGACGTCCTGCTGCTCGACGAGGTGCTCGCCGTCGGCGACGAGGCCTTCCAGCGCAAGTGCTTCGGGCGCATCGCGGAGTTCCGCCGCAACGGCGGCACGCTCGTGTTCGTGTCGCACGACCCGGCGGCGGTGGAGCGGGTCTGCGACCGGGCGCTGCTGCTGGCCGACGGGCGGGTGGCCGCCGACGGCGACCCCGTCACGGTGCTCGCCGAGTACCACCGCCTGCTCGCGGGCTCGGGCGGGCCGGCCCCGGACGGCTCCGGCGCGGGCGAGAGGGACGGTCGCTCCTGGGGCAGCGGCGAGGTGCGGATCGCCTCGTGCGAGCTCCGCGGGCCCGACGGGCCGACCGACCGCTTCTCCGCCGGGGACCCGCTGACGGTGGCGATCGACGTCGAGGCGCGGCGGCGGGTCGAGACGCCGAACTTCGGCATCTCGATCCACACCATCGACGGCGTGCTGCTCTACGCGACGAACACGCGCATGGACGCCCTGCCCGTCGCCGACCTCGACGGTCGCGCGCGGGTCACGTTCACGATCCCGCGGCTCGCGCTGCACGAGGGCCGGTTCGCGGTCAGCCTGGCCGTCGCGTCGCACGACGAGTCCGTCGTGTACCACTGGCTCGACCGGTGGCTGGAGTTCAGCGTCTTCCAGCGGGTGACCGGGCAGGGCCCGGTCGACCTGTCGGGCTCGTGGGCGCTGGCCCCGGTCGCCGCCCCGGACGCGGGCGCCACGGCGCGTCAGCCGCTCGGGTCGACGTAG
- a CDS encoding glycosyltransferase yields the protein MSPPLRVALVVQRYGAEVNGGAEALARRVAGLIADAVDLTVVTTCALDYRTWEDHYPPGEHRVEGVRVLRFPVPEPRDPEAFDALSLRAYAAPGDVDLGRRWLRAQGPVAPGLLDHLADGGYDAVAFVTYLYATTAEAIGLVRDRAVLAPTLHDEPPARLAVFDEVFDAARLLLFSTPEEAEFAGRRFGVAADRARVVGAGLDPPPAARPARFAASAGGRPYALYVGRMDGSKGVPELVAAHARYRRARPDGLDLVLMGGGALDLPSHPWLHRTGFVGEEVKHDALAGAAVVVVPSPYESLSFSQLEAWSHGRPTLANAASPVLAGQSRRSGGGLWYAGDDEYAVMLDLLARARPLAAAIGRQGRRFVRRECSWERVRAAWLDALREAAGAAGEAGLHSAR from the coding sequence GTGAGCCCGCCCCTGCGCGTGGCGCTCGTCGTGCAGCGCTACGGAGCGGAGGTCAACGGCGGCGCGGAGGCCCTCGCGCGGCGCGTCGCGGGCCTCATCGCCGACGCCGTCGATCTGACGGTCGTCACGACCTGCGCGCTCGACTACCGCACCTGGGAGGACCACTACCCGCCGGGCGAGCACCGCGTGGAGGGCGTGCGCGTGCTGCGCTTCCCCGTCCCCGAGCCACGCGATCCCGAGGCGTTCGACGCCCTCTCGCTCCGCGCGTACGCGGCGCCGGGCGACGTCGACCTCGGGCGGCGCTGGCTGCGCGCCCAGGGGCCGGTGGCGCCGGGGCTCCTCGACCACCTCGCGGACGGGGGCTACGACGCCGTCGCCTTCGTGACCTACCTCTACGCGACGACCGCCGAGGCGATCGGCCTCGTCCGCGACCGCGCGGTGCTCGCCCCGACCCTCCACGACGAGCCGCCCGCGCGGCTCGCCGTGTTCGACGAGGTCTTCGACGCCGCCCGGCTGCTGCTGTTCAGCACCCCCGAGGAGGCCGAGTTCGCCGGGCGCCGCTTCGGCGTGGCCGCCGACCGCGCCCGCGTGGTCGGCGCGGGCCTCGACCCGCCGCCGGCCGCCCGGCCGGCCCGGTTCGCCGCGTCGGCCGGCGGCCGGCCCTACGCCCTCTACGTCGGCCGGATGGACGGCTCGAAGGGCGTGCCCGAGCTCGTCGCGGCCCACGCGCGCTACCGTCGCGCCCGCCCCGATGGGCTCGACCTCGTGCTGATGGGCGGCGGGGCGCTCGACCTGCCGTCGCACCCGTGGCTGCACCGCACCGGGTTCGTGGGCGAGGAGGTCAAGCACGACGCCCTGGCGGGCGCCGCCGTGGTGGTGGTGCCGTCGCCGTACGAGAGCCTCTCCTTCAGCCAGCTCGAGGCGTGGAGTCACGGCCGGCCGACGCTGGCCAACGCGGCCTCGCCGGTGCTCGCCGGCCAGTCGCGCCGCTCGGGCGGCGGGCTCTGGTACGCCGGCGACGACGAGTACGCGGTCATGCTGGACCTGCTCGCGCGCGCCCGGCCGCTGGCGGCGGCGATCGGGCGGCAGGGCCGCCGGTTCGTGCGCCGCGAGTGCAGCTGGGAGCGGGTGCGGGCCGCCTGGCTCGACGCCCTCCGGGAGGCGGCCGGGGCCGCCGGCGAGGCCGGGCTACACTCGGCGCGATGA
- a CDS encoding ABC transporter permease has product MTASALARHAPLFRNLARREVRQRYKGSVLGLAWALITPAIMVGAYSVVFKFLLRLDIPNYALFLFVGLTVWTFFMGGAQVASRSLVANASLVTKVRFPRQIVPLAAIAGNGFTAGAMLAVALPLCAWLTEGSPLPLVSLPLLVVLLGAFTVGFGLLVAGLNVYFRDVEHIVAAVSMPWIFLTPIFYSFDAVPGLEGRGWALDLLHYANPIAPFVIAIQDALFWGEWPAAGDLAYCAVAGLLALAAGWAAFRRLEPEMAVEL; this is encoded by the coding sequence ATGACGGCATCCGCGCTCGCGCGCCACGCGCCGCTGTTCCGCAACCTCGCCCGGCGGGAGGTGCGCCAGCGGTACAAGGGCTCGGTGCTCGGGCTCGCCTGGGCCCTCATCACGCCGGCGATCATGGTCGGGGCCTACTCGGTCGTCTTCAAGTTCCTGCTGCGCCTGGACATCCCGAACTACGCCCTGTTCCTGTTCGTGGGCCTGACCGTCTGGACGTTCTTCATGGGCGGCGCCCAGGTCGCCTCGCGCAGCCTGGTCGCGAACGCGAGCCTCGTCACGAAGGTGCGCTTCCCGCGCCAGATCGTGCCCCTCGCCGCCATCGCGGGCAACGGCTTCACCGCCGGGGCCATGCTCGCCGTGGCGCTGCCGCTCTGCGCCTGGCTCACGGAGGGCTCGCCGCTGCCGCTGGTGAGCCTGCCGCTGCTCGTCGTGCTGCTGGGCGCCTTCACGGTGGGCTTCGGCCTGCTGGTGGCCGGGCTCAACGTCTACTTCCGCGACGTGGAGCACATCGTGGCGGCGGTGAGCATGCCGTGGATCTTCCTGACGCCGATCTTCTACTCGTTCGACGCCGTCCCGGGGCTCGAGGGCCGCGGCTGGGCGCTCGACCTCCTGCACTACGCCAACCCCATCGCCCCCTTCGTGATCGCGATCCAGGACGCGCTCTTCTGGGGCGAGTGGCCCGCCGCCGGCGACCTCGCCTACTGCGCCGTCGCGGGGCTGCTCGCGCTCGCCGCGGGCTGGGCGGCGTTCCGGCGCCTGGAGCCCGAGATGGCGGTGGAGCTCTGA